One Ricinus communis isolate WT05 ecotype wild-type chromosome 1, ASM1957865v1, whole genome shotgun sequence DNA window includes the following coding sequences:
- the LOC8276549 gene encoding ubiquitin-conjugating enzyme E2-17 kDa, producing the protein MASKRINKELKDLQRDPPASCSAGPVADDMFHWQATIMGPADSPFTGGVFLVSIHFPPDYPFKPPKVSFRTKVFHPNINSNGSICLDILKEQWSPALTISKVLLSICSLLTDPNPDDPLVPEIAHMYKMDRAKYETTARSWTQKYAMG; encoded by the exons ATGGCTTCAAAACGGATTAACAAGGAATTGAAGGACTTGCAGCGTGACCCTCCAGCATCATGCAGTGCTG GTCCAGTTGCTGATGACATGTTCCATTGGCAAGCAACAATCATGGGCCCGGCTGATAGCCCATTTACTGGTGGTGTGTTTCTTGTATCAATTCACTTTCCACCAGACTATCCATTCAAGCCACCCAAG GTTTCCTTCCGTACAAAGGTTTTCCATCCCAACATCAACAGCAACGGAAGCATTTGCCTTGACATTCTCAAAGAGCAGTGGAGTCCTGCCCTTACCATATCTAAg GTTCTTCTGTCAATCTGCTCACTCCTGACTGATCCAAACCCAGATGATCCGCTGGTGCCTGAGATTGCTCACATGTACAAGATGGATAGAGCAAAATATGAGACTACTGCTCGATCCTGGACACAGAAATATGCCATGGGTTAG